One genomic window of Actinoalloteichus hoggarensis includes the following:
- a CDS encoding 1,2-dihydroxy-3-keto-5-methylthiopentene dioxygenase, which produces MTLLTVWPEDDPTTVLRRTEDPQEIRAVLGELRVRFEQWPVVADLPAEPTSEEVLAAYRERVDKVIDEQGYVLVDALHMTPSDDIRWQEKAAAARQRFLSEHTHDDDEDRFFARGSGVFYLHVDGKVHAVLCEAGDLLSVPANTTHWFDMGSRPDYVSVRFFHDEEGWVGDFVENSIAHRFPSFDELSAGRS; this is translated from the coding sequence ATGACGTTGTTGACGGTCTGGCCGGAGGACGACCCGACCACGGTGCTGCGACGGACCGAGGATCCGCAGGAGATCCGCGCGGTGCTCGGCGAGCTGCGGGTCCGCTTCGAGCAGTGGCCCGTGGTGGCGGACCTCCCCGCCGAGCCGACCTCCGAGGAGGTGCTCGCCGCCTACCGCGAGCGGGTCGACAAGGTGATCGACGAGCAGGGCTATGTGCTGGTGGACGCGCTGCACATGACGCCGAGCGACGACATCCGATGGCAGGAGAAGGCCGCCGCGGCACGGCAGCGCTTCCTGTCCGAGCACACCCATGACGACGACGAGGACCGGTTCTTCGCCCGAGGCTCCGGAGTCTTCTACCTGCACGTCGACGGGAAGGTGCACGCCGTGCTGTGCGAGGCGGGCGATCTGCTGAGCGTGCCCGCGAACACCACGCACTGGTTCGACATGGGCTCTCGGCCGGATTACGTGTCGGTGCGGTTCTTCCACGACGAAGAGGGCTGGGTGGGCGACTTCGTCGAGAACTCCATCGCCCATCGCTTCCCGAGCTTCGACGAGCTGTCCGCCGGGCGGAGTTGA
- a CDS encoding TetR/AcrR family transcriptional regulator produces MARPRQPRLSRARIVEAATALIDADGLDAFSTRRLALELGVRGPSLYNHFATKNEILDAVADAIIARVDVSFFADHDWCTALRRWAHSYRDALAAHPNVVPVLIRGPGRRPAALSMADAVYGGLVAAGWPPARATHIGAVMRYVVAGSALGSFARGFDADPALYEHDRYPHLSQAHLLADHQRSVDEGAFALGVDMLLAGLRELYAEVVGSPPAAAGRPVAQAFAESGAVESGAVDRPEPTGVGTGGPETAGSETTGAVKAGRPRG; encoded by the coding sequence ATGGCTCGGCCGCGTCAGCCCCGGCTGAGCAGGGCACGCATCGTCGAGGCCGCTACGGCGCTGATCGACGCAGACGGGCTCGACGCCTTCTCCACGCGACGCCTCGCGCTCGAACTCGGCGTCCGGGGTCCCTCGCTCTACAACCACTTCGCGACCAAGAACGAGATTCTCGACGCCGTCGCCGACGCGATCATCGCGCGGGTCGACGTCTCCTTCTTCGCCGATCACGACTGGTGCACGGCCCTCCGGCGCTGGGCGCACTCCTACCGAGACGCCCTGGCCGCGCACCCCAACGTCGTCCCCGTCCTGATCAGAGGTCCGGGACGGCGACCCGCCGCCCTGTCGATGGCCGACGCGGTCTACGGCGGACTCGTGGCCGCGGGCTGGCCGCCCGCCCGCGCCACCCACATCGGCGCGGTGATGCGCTACGTCGTGGCGGGTTCGGCGCTGGGCTCCTTCGCGCGGGGTTTCGACGCCGATCCGGCGCTCTACGAACACGACCGCTATCCGCATCTGTCGCAGGCCCATCTGCTCGCCGATCACCAGCGCAGCGTCGACGAGGGCGCGTTCGCCCTCGGCGTCGACATGCTCCTCGCCGGGTTGCGCGAGCTCTACGCGGAGGTCGTCGGCTCACCGCCCGCGGCGGCGGGACGTCCTGTGGCGCAGGCCTTCGCCGAATCGGGCGCCGTCGAGTCGGGCGCCGTCGACCGGCCCGAGCCGACCGGCGTCGGGACCGGCGGTCCCGAGACCGCCGGCTCCGAGACGACCGGGGCGGTGAAGGCCGGACGACCGCGAGGCTGA
- a CDS encoding ABC transporter permease, which translates to MTVDPALFAAALRALTPILFAALAGALCQRAGVFNISLEGTMLVGCFAGVAGSWFSGSPWVGVLAAMAASAAFSLILAVGHVTLGADPIVLSVAMNMLAVGLTAFLLRTVFGAQGSFSDPALRGLGRVDIPLVADVPVLGPILSGHSPLLYLSWLAVAGLAVLLYRHPWGLRLRGVGENPEAATNLGVSVTRHRYGAIVVGGALCGLGGAQLALGNVTLFAENMTAGRGWIAVVAVMLGLAAPIGVFLAALLFGLAEAFGFRLQAVGLPQQAADAAPYVVTLVALFLSSRRIRRRDEAKGTLTR; encoded by the coding sequence ATGACCGTCGATCCGGCGCTGTTCGCCGCCGCGCTGCGGGCGCTCACCCCGATCCTGTTCGCCGCGCTCGCCGGGGCGCTGTGTCAACGGGCGGGAGTCTTCAACATCTCGTTGGAGGGCACCATGCTCGTCGGCTGCTTCGCCGGGGTGGCGGGCAGCTGGTTCAGCGGCAGTCCCTGGGTGGGCGTGCTGGCGGCCATGGCGGCCTCCGCGGCGTTCTCCCTGATCCTGGCCGTCGGTCACGTGACGCTGGGCGCGGACCCGATCGTGTTGTCGGTGGCGATGAACATGCTGGCGGTGGGCCTGACGGCCTTCCTGCTGCGCACGGTGTTCGGGGCCCAGGGCAGCTTCAGCGATCCCGCGCTGCGCGGTCTCGGCCGCGTCGACATCCCGCTGGTGGCCGACGTCCCCGTGCTCGGCCCGATCCTGTCCGGCCACTCGCCGCTGCTCTACCTCTCCTGGCTGGCGGTGGCGGGGCTGGCGGTGCTGCTCTACCGGCATCCGTGGGGACTGCGGCTGCGCGGCGTCGGAGAGAATCCCGAGGCGGCGACGAACCTGGGCGTGAGCGTCACACGCCACCGCTACGGGGCGATCGTCGTGGGCGGCGCGCTGTGCGGGCTCGGCGGCGCCCAGCTCGCCCTGGGCAATGTGACCTTGTTCGCGGAGAACATGACCGCGGGACGTGGCTGGATCGCGGTGGTCGCCGTCATGCTGGGTCTGGCGGCACCGATCGGCGTGTTCCTCGCGGCACTGCTGTTCGGTCTCGCCGAGGCGTTCGGCTTCCGACTCCAGGCCGTGGGTCTTCCGCAGCAGGCGGCCGACGCCGCGCCGTACGTGGTGACCCTCGTGGCACTGTTCCTGTCCAGCCGTCGCATCCGGCGACGGGACGAGGCGAAAGGGACCCTCACTCGATGA
- a CDS encoding nucleoside phosphorylase: MTDAPIDSPHPPYPAEGVADVLPVTKIPRRGLPGLALVVGDPARADAVASRLAEVRLVGENREYRTYTGSWRGVELVVSSHGVGGPGAVCLFAELAEAGVHTFLRFGTAGSLRRDIGDGDLVIAEAAVRDDGVSHQLVHPEYPAFATPEATLALAAAARTHDVAHRRGVVWTRAAFSPAVLTLPIAQYTAAGVAAIEMEASALFVFAGLRGLRAGAALVVDGYAGNDDVDATTYAPHRQIVVDAVRRGADVVLDALIALDESGVRA; the protein is encoded by the coding sequence ATGACCGACGCGCCGATCGACTCGCCACACCCGCCGTATCCGGCCGAGGGCGTGGCCGACGTGCTGCCCGTGACGAAGATCCCGCGCCGCGGGCTGCCGGGGCTGGCCCTGGTCGTCGGCGACCCCGCGCGGGCCGACGCCGTCGCGTCCCGCCTCGCCGAGGTGAGGCTGGTCGGCGAGAACCGTGAGTACCGGACGTATACGGGCAGTTGGCGGGGCGTCGAGCTGGTGGTGTCCTCGCACGGCGTCGGCGGGCCCGGCGCCGTCTGTCTGTTCGCCGAGCTGGCCGAGGCCGGGGTGCACACGTTCCTGCGGTTCGGCACGGCCGGGTCGCTGCGTCGGGACATCGGCGACGGCGATCTGGTGATCGCCGAGGCCGCCGTGCGGGACGACGGGGTCTCCCACCAGCTCGTCCACCCGGAGTATCCGGCGTTCGCGACCCCGGAGGCGACGTTGGCGCTGGCGGCGGCGGCGCGCACCCACGACGTCGCCCATCGGCGCGGCGTCGTGTGGACTCGGGCGGCGTTCAGCCCCGCGGTGCTGACCCTGCCGATCGCCCAGTACACCGCGGCGGGCGTGGCCGCCATCGAGATGGAGGCGTCGGCGCTGTTCGTGTTCGCGGGCCTGCGCGGGCTGCGGGCGGGCGCCGCGCTGGTCGTGGACGGCTACGCCGGAAACGACGACGTCGACGCCACCACCTACGCGCCGCACCGGCAGATCGTCGTGGACGCCGTCCGGCGCGGCGCCGACGTCGTGTTGGACGCCCTGATCGCCCTCGACGAGAGCGGAGTACGAGCATGA
- a CDS encoding alcohol dehydrogenase catalytic domain-containing protein codes for MSGDRLVSALLARRQDQPPAVERIRLPAPGPGEVRVRIRAAGVCHSDLAMIDGTLAPSFPLVLGHEAAGVVTDVGPGTDRVSGGEHVVLNWSPACRTCWHCAAGRPWFCDTSGRPSSARGTTADGEALHVTLGLGALAEEIVVPRHAVIPVPAELPFEEAALLGCAVLTGVGAVRNTARVTAGESVVIIGLGGVGLSAVLAARDAGAGRIVAVDVAESKRGPAMAAGATDFLVSDGGLVRAVRSLTDGRGADHAFECVGRGKTIETAWRSVRRGGGVIVVGMGARDDLISLSALDVFHSGRVLRSSVYGAADPDRDVPLLARDVLAGTLDVSPLITHRISLAEAPSAVDRLVRGEGARSVVSFPD; via the coding sequence ATGAGCGGCGATCGTCTCGTCTCGGCGCTGCTGGCGCGTCGTCAGGATCAGCCGCCCGCCGTGGAGCGGATACGGCTGCCCGCTCCCGGACCCGGCGAGGTCCGCGTCCGGATTCGAGCCGCGGGCGTCTGCCACTCCGATCTCGCGATGATCGACGGCACCCTCGCGCCGTCCTTCCCCCTGGTGCTCGGCCACGAGGCGGCGGGAGTCGTCACCGATGTCGGGCCCGGCACCGACCGGGTCTCCGGTGGCGAGCACGTCGTACTCAACTGGTCGCCCGCCTGCCGCACGTGCTGGCACTGCGCGGCGGGCAGACCGTGGTTCTGTGACACCTCCGGCAGACCGTCCTCGGCGCGCGGCACCACCGCGGACGGCGAGGCGCTGCACGTCACGCTCGGTCTCGGCGCGCTCGCCGAGGAGATCGTGGTGCCGCGGCACGCGGTCATCCCGGTACCCGCCGAACTGCCCTTCGAAGAGGCCGCGCTGCTGGGCTGCGCGGTGCTCACCGGGGTCGGCGCGGTGCGCAACACCGCGCGGGTCACGGCGGGGGAGTCCGTCGTGATCATCGGCCTCGGCGGGGTGGGCCTGTCCGCGGTCCTGGCGGCGCGCGACGCGGGCGCGGGGCGGATCGTGGCCGTGGACGTCGCGGAGTCCAAACGCGGCCCGGCGATGGCGGCGGGCGCGACCGACTTCCTCGTCTCCGACGGCGGCCTCGTCCGTGCCGTCCGGAGTCTCACCGACGGCAGGGGAGCCGACCATGCCTTCGAATGCGTCGGCCGGGGGAAGACCATCGAGACCGCGTGGCGCTCGGTGCGGCGCGGCGGCGGAGTGATCGTGGTCGGCATGGGCGCACGGGACGACCTGATCAGCCTCAGCGCGCTGGACGTCTTCCACTCCGGCCGGGTACTGCGCTCGTCGGTGTACGGCGCGGCGGACCCCGACCGCGACGTGCCTCTGCTGGCGCGGGACGTCCTCGCCGGGACGCTCGACGTGTCCCCGTTGATCACGCACCGCATCTCGCTGGCCGAGGCGCCATCGGCCGTCGACCGACTTGTTCGAGGCGAGGGCGCCCGCTCGGTGGTGTCCTTCCCGGACTGA
- a CDS encoding glycosyltransferase, whose product MRILLVAAPGVGHLLPAVPTMWAARAAGHEILVATTGPSLDMAVRSGLPAVDVSPDGSATAGYHQLAPRALARRAEGEHTTEGDAAVQWQGMTSAFGSSWSTVRDHRPAEDADFLASLFAVSGRMIDGTVRIARDWRADLLMFTSFLAAGEIAATAVGIPSVLHGMGLPHPPATGLLGVLDDVATRHGVSGRLEPPAAVVDLCPETLRPPRSARGLPLRYVPYNGGALLSDLVCAVPRRPRICLTMGSVLPGAGADEVVQAAIAVAAARDAEVVLAVDTPDESIRHRLPSNVIMSGWVPLSSVLPDCSVVVHHGGSGTTFTAFAHGTPQLVLPRMADQPLNADAVRRGGAGVVLAERDLDVATLTDSLDHVLGAEEIRRGCAAIRAEIEAMPGPAALLDRLAELAPPSPEVRGGDPGRRDGATVSRPGTASGRS is encoded by the coding sequence ATGCGGATACTCCTGGTGGCTGCTCCCGGTGTCGGGCATCTGCTGCCCGCCGTGCCGACGATGTGGGCGGCCCGTGCCGCAGGCCACGAGATCCTGGTGGCGACCACCGGACCGAGTCTGGACATGGCCGTCCGCTCCGGCTTACCCGCCGTCGACGTCTCGCCCGACGGCAGTGCCACCGCCGGTTATCACCAGCTGGCCCCACGTGCCCTGGCCCGTCGTGCCGAGGGCGAGCACACCACCGAGGGCGACGCCGCCGTCCAGTGGCAGGGGATGACCAGCGCGTTCGGCAGCTCGTGGTCCACCGTCCGCGACCACCGACCCGCCGAGGACGCCGACTTCCTGGCCTCGCTGTTCGCCGTGAGCGGTCGGATGATCGACGGGACCGTGCGCATCGCCCGAGACTGGCGAGCCGACCTCCTGATGTTCACCTCGTTCCTCGCCGCGGGCGAGATCGCCGCGACCGCCGTCGGCATCCCCTCGGTGCTGCACGGCATGGGGCTGCCGCATCCGCCCGCGACCGGTCTGCTGGGGGTGCTCGACGACGTCGCGACGCGTCACGGCGTGTCTGGTCGGCTTGAACCGCCCGCCGCGGTCGTAGACCTCTGTCCCGAGACCCTCCGGCCCCCGAGATCGGCCAGGGGACTGCCGCTGCGCTACGTCCCGTACAACGGCGGCGCGCTGCTGAGCGACCTGGTCTGCGCCGTTCCGCGGCGGCCGCGAATCTGTCTGACGATGGGCTCGGTCCTCCCCGGTGCGGGCGCGGACGAGGTCGTTCAGGCGGCGATCGCGGTGGCGGCGGCCCGCGACGCCGAGGTGGTGCTCGCCGTCGACACCCCGGACGAGTCGATCCGACACAGGCTGCCCTCGAACGTCATCATGTCCGGCTGGGTGCCGCTCAGCTCGGTGCTGCCGGACTGTTCGGTGGTCGTCCACCACGGTGGATCGGGCACCACCTTCACCGCCTTCGCGCACGGCACGCCGCAACTCGTCCTGCCGAGGATGGCCGACCAGCCGCTCAACGCCGACGCCGTCCGTCGCGGCGGGGCGGGCGTCGTCCTCGCCGAGCGTGATCTGGACGTGGCGACGCTGACCGACAGCCTGGATCACGTCCTCGGGGCCGAGGAGATCCGCCGCGGCTGTGCCGCGATCCGCGCCGAGATCGAGGCGATGCCGGGTCCGGCGGCGCTTCTCGACCGGCTCGCCGAACTCGCTCCGCCGTCGCCGGAGGTCCGAGGCGGCGATCCGGGTCGACGGGACGGCGCAACGGTCTCCCGACCCGGCACCGCGTCGGGGAGATCCTGA
- the mtnB gene encoding methylthioribulose 1-phosphate dehydratase translates to MTGAPAMFTPTATQLDQAGRALAQEAARYTRMGWMRGTSGNLSVTLSRDPLRLAVTASGLDKDELTARDFVVVDEAGEAVSGGPEPARRPSAEAGLHARIAAVAGAGAVVHVHVLAPVVAAQRWPSGVELRDLEMLKGFGRAAHDDVVTVPVVPNSQDMTVLGDAFEAGFDPATPALIVARHGLYVWGDDLHSARNRAECLEWLLRFVLETGGDAGEHAARGRWT, encoded by the coding sequence ATGACCGGTGCGCCCGCGATGTTCACGCCCACGGCCACGCAGCTCGACCAGGCGGGGCGGGCGTTGGCGCAGGAGGCCGCCCGCTATACACGGATGGGTTGGATGCGCGGGACCTCCGGCAACCTGTCGGTGACGCTGAGCCGCGATCCGCTGCGGCTGGCCGTGACCGCCAGCGGCCTCGACAAGGACGAGCTGACGGCACGGGACTTCGTCGTCGTCGACGAGGCAGGCGAGGCGGTGTCCGGCGGACCGGAGCCCGCCCGTAGGCCGTCGGCGGAGGCGGGCCTGCACGCCAGGATCGCCGCCGTCGCCGGGGCGGGCGCCGTCGTGCACGTCCATGTGCTGGCACCGGTGGTCGCGGCACAGCGGTGGCCCTCGGGCGTGGAGCTGCGCGACCTGGAGATGCTCAAGGGGTTCGGCCGCGCCGCCCACGACGACGTGGTGACGGTGCCGGTGGTGCCCAACAGCCAGGACATGACCGTGCTCGGCGATGCGTTCGAGGCGGGGTTCGACCCGGCGACGCCCGCGTTGATCGTCGCTCGGCACGGGCTGTATGTGTGGGGGGACGACCTGCATTCGGCGCGGAATCGCGCGGAGTGCCTGGAGTGGCTGCTCCGGTTCGTCCTGGAGACCGGCGGCGACGCCGGAGAGCACGCGGCGAGAGGCAGGTGGACGTGA
- a CDS encoding methylthioribose-1-phosphate isomerase yields the protein MSRRRTAPHPRARNDDVDEQEQTEMTAAEQPFATTRAAAPSAASAAGPDATESGEPGPILAHSVRLEADGVHILDRRVFPFERRWVRCRTAEDVATAIRDMVTQSSGPYFAALWAMVLAAREARGLDAADAHARLSAAGRSLIASRPTNDALGKAVDLVFRELIESGTDGPAPPAAAPDSGAPTGVDATRPPGGFPTGDALVEAALRGAWAGEQDYRARSRALGEYTAALLPEDGAVLTHCWADLYLTETVAAALRRGRAPRFFCTETRPYLQGARLTAETLAEMGVDVTLVTDGMGASVLAEGLVSALVTAADRVTMDGHVVNKVGTLGLAVAAHAYDVPFYAMVQTPDAGAPTATDVPIEYRDGDEVLHTLGRRTASLRVRGHYPAFDVTPPRFVTRVVTDRGALEPGLLADYHRNREDTTP from the coding sequence ATGTCCCGACGGCGGACGGCACCACACCCGAGGGCCCGGAACGACGACGTCGACGAACAGGAGCAGACGGAGATGACGGCGGCGGAGCAGCCTTTCGCGACCACCCGGGCGGCCGCGCCCTCGGCCGCCTCGGCGGCGGGGCCGGACGCGACCGAGTCGGGAGAGCCGGGGCCGATCCTGGCGCACAGCGTGCGGCTGGAGGCCGACGGCGTGCACATCCTGGATCGACGGGTCTTCCCGTTCGAGCGACGCTGGGTGCGCTGCCGGACGGCGGAGGACGTCGCGACCGCCATCAGGGACATGGTCACGCAGTCCTCCGGACCGTACTTCGCCGCGCTGTGGGCGATGGTGCTCGCCGCCAGGGAGGCCCGCGGCCTGGACGCGGCGGACGCCCATGCCCGGCTGTCGGCGGCCGGGAGGTCGCTGATCGCCAGCCGCCCCACCAACGACGCGCTGGGCAAGGCGGTCGATCTGGTGTTCCGAGAGCTGATCGAGTCCGGGACGGACGGTCCGGCGCCCCCGGCCGCCGCGCCGGACTCGGGTGCCCCGACGGGCGTGGACGCCACGCGACCGCCCGGGGGCTTCCCGACCGGTGACGCCCTCGTCGAGGCGGCGCTGCGTGGCGCGTGGGCCGGTGAGCAGGACTATCGAGCGCGCAGCAGGGCGTTGGGCGAGTACACCGCGGCGCTGCTGCCCGAGGACGGCGCGGTGCTGACGCACTGTTGGGCCGACCTGTACCTGACCGAGACGGTCGCCGCCGCGCTGCGACGCGGGCGCGCGCCGCGCTTCTTCTGCACCGAGACCCGGCCATATCTCCAGGGCGCCCGGCTCACCGCCGAGACGCTGGCCGAGATGGGCGTCGACGTCACGCTGGTCACCGACGGGATGGGGGCGTCGGTGCTGGCGGAGGGCCTGGTGTCGGCGCTGGTGACGGCGGCCGACCGGGTCACGATGGACGGACACGTGGTCAACAAGGTCGGCACCCTGGGCCTCGCCGTGGCCGCGCACGCCTACGACGTGCCGTTCTACGCGATGGTGCAGACTCCGGACGCGGGCGCGCCCACCGCCACCGACGTGCCCATCGAGTACCGCGACGGCGACGAGGTCTTGCACACCCTGGGCAGGCGCACCGCCAGCCTCCGAGTGCGGGGACACTACCCGGCGTTCGACGTCACCCCGCCGAGATTCGTCACCAGGGTCGTCACCGATCGGGGCGCCCTGGAACCAGGCCTGCTGGCCGACTATCACCGCAACCGAGAGGACACGACGCCATGA
- a CDS encoding acyl-CoA dehydrogenase family protein — MTASPEQPSVPRIADEVAARLRADAVEREHRGAEPVAEIALLRESGLLRLLVPTEHGGLGGDWPTAHRVITTVGAADASIGHLLGYHYFQLWRIRLFDVPEQQARLERASVEGSWFWAGVSNPRDAALVARPVPGGFAVSGRKFFATGASVADRLIASGTEADTGHKIAFTLDAAAEGIRFLGDWDNLGQRLSASGGVEFTDAFVPEGDVLGVQPAPEEPRAWRDSLSPLGFQLLLSRLHVAIAEGALGEAGRYTAEQSRAWPLSGVEAATDDPYVLAEYGRLDARLAAATLLVDAASRAFEDAEALGTGLTAERRGELGVLISRAKVVSTEVVNEIGTRIFELTGARATSARHGLDRYWRNARTLTLHDPVSYKAREIGRHRLTGELPPVTGYS, encoded by the coding sequence ATGACCGCATCCCCCGAACAGCCGAGCGTGCCGCGCATCGCCGACGAGGTGGCCGCCCGGCTGCGGGCCGACGCCGTCGAGCGGGAACACCGGGGCGCCGAGCCGGTCGCGGAGATCGCTCTGCTGCGCGAGTCCGGGCTGCTGCGGCTGCTGGTTCCCACCGAACACGGAGGTCTGGGCGGCGACTGGCCGACCGCGCATCGCGTGATCACCACGGTGGGGGCGGCCGACGCCTCGATCGGGCACCTGCTCGGCTACCACTACTTCCAGCTGTGGCGGATCCGGCTGTTCGACGTGCCGGAACAGCAGGCACGGCTGGAGCGGGCGAGCGTCGAGGGCAGCTGGTTCTGGGCCGGAGTCAGCAACCCGCGTGACGCGGCGCTGGTCGCGCGGCCGGTGCCCGGCGGGTTCGCGGTCAGCGGCCGGAAGTTCTTCGCCACCGGAGCCAGCGTCGCGGATCGGCTGATCGCCAGCGGCACCGAGGCCGACACGGGTCACAAGATCGCGTTCACCCTGGACGCCGCGGCGGAGGGCATCCGTTTCCTGGGCGACTGGGACAACCTCGGCCAGCGGCTGTCCGCCAGTGGAGGCGTCGAGTTCACCGACGCCTTCGTGCCCGAAGGCGACGTGCTCGGCGTACAGCCCGCGCCGGAGGAGCCGCGTGCGTGGCGCGACTCGCTGAGTCCGCTGGGCTTCCAGCTGTTGTTGAGCAGGCTGCACGTCGCGATCGCCGAGGGCGCGCTCGGCGAGGCGGGCCGCTACACGGCCGAGCAGTCGCGGGCCTGGCCGCTGTCGGGGGTGGAGGCCGCGACCGACGATCCGTACGTCCTCGCCGAGTACGGCAGGCTCGACGCCCGGCTGGCGGCGGCCACGCTGCTCGTGGACGCGGCCTCGCGCGCCTTCGAGGACGCGGAGGCGCTGGGCACCGGGCTCACGGCCGAGCGACGCGGTGAGCTGGGCGTGCTGATCTCGCGGGCGAAGGTGGTGAGCACCGAGGTGGTCAACGAGATCGGCACCCGGATCTTCGAGCTGACCGGGGCACGGGCGACCAGCGCCCGGCACGGGCTGGATCGCTACTGGCGCAACGCGCGCACGCTGACGCTGCATGACCCGGTGAGCTACAAGGCCCGCGAGATCGGGCGGCATCGACTCACCGGAGAGCTGCCCCCGGTGACCGGCTACAGCTGA
- the mtnC gene encoding acireductone synthase: protein MTGSLTARWVVVDIEGTLTPTSQVHVVLYDYARPRLGPWIDAHPDDEQVRAAVAATKADAGLAADAGTAEVVAVLHSWMDADRKAAPLKTLQGLIWQEGYARRELTSQYFPDAFPALRRWRDGGLRLAVFSSGSVAGQIASFSHSNEGDVTGLFDHHFDTVNAGPKREAPSYRAIAAGLGDPPAREIVFLSDVPAELDAAAEAGWQTVGLARPGEPFAEADFGAHRAIASFDEVEISAGTGDDR, encoded by the coding sequence ATGACCGGCAGTCTGACGGCCCGCTGGGTCGTGGTCGACATCGAAGGGACCCTGACCCCGACGAGCCAGGTGCACGTCGTGCTCTACGACTACGCGCGCCCCCGGCTCGGTCCCTGGATCGACGCCCACCCCGACGACGAACAGGTGCGCGCCGCCGTGGCGGCGACCAAGGCCGACGCGGGCCTGGCCGCCGACGCGGGCACCGCCGAGGTCGTCGCGGTCCTGCACTCCTGGATGGACGCCGACCGCAAGGCCGCCCCGCTCAAGACGCTCCAGGGGCTGATCTGGCAGGAGGGCTACGCACGACGCGAGCTGACCTCCCAGTACTTCCCCGACGCCTTCCCGGCGCTGCGACGCTGGCGCGACGGCGGACTGCGGCTGGCGGTGTTCTCCTCCGGCTCGGTCGCGGGCCAGATCGCCTCCTTCTCCCACAGCAACGAGGGCGACGTCACCGGCCTGTTCGACCACCACTTCGACACGGTCAACGCGGGTCCCAAGCGGGAGGCGCCGTCGTATCGCGCCATCGCGGCGGGACTCGGCGACCCGCCCGCCCGGGAGATCGTGTTCCTCTCCGACGTGCCCGCCGAACTCGACGCCGCCGCCGAGGCCGGCTGGCAGACCGTCGGGCTCGCGAGGCCGGGTGAGCCGTTCGCCGAGGCGGACTTCGGAGCGCACCGGGCGATCGCGTCCTTCGACGAGGTGGAGATCTCGGCCGGGACGGGGGATGACCGATGA
- a CDS encoding acyl-CoA dehydrogenase family protein yields MDLTLSPEQTALRRLAADFVEREVRPHAADWDRRESIDPDLIPRLGEAGFLGMTIPESYGGSGGDHLSYCLVLEELGRADSSVRGVVSVSLGLVAATILAHGTEGQRRRWLPALCSGAAIGCFALSEPDAGSDAASLRTRARRHGDGWLLSGAKTFITNGTWARVCLVFARTGDPGPQGVTAFLVPADSPGLTRREIHGKLGLRGQATAELTFDDVPLPDSARLGELDRGFGIAMSALAKGRMSVAAGCVGVAQGSLDAAVAYSREREQFGKPIAGHQLVQRLLASIAVDTAAARLLVWRTADLLDRGLPFETESSMAKLFAGEAAVRAADNAVQVFGGAGYLDEFPVARHLRDARVTTLYEGTTEIQQLIIGRALTGVSAFR; encoded by the coding sequence ATGGATCTGACCCTCTCACCGGAGCAGACGGCCCTGCGCCGCCTCGCCGCCGACTTCGTCGAGCGAGAGGTGCGGCCGCACGCCGCCGACTGGGACCGCCGCGAGTCCATCGACCCCGATCTGATCCCCCGCCTCGGCGAGGCGGGATTCCTGGGCATGACGATCCCCGAGTCCTACGGCGGTTCGGGCGGCGACCACCTGTCCTACTGCCTGGTCCTCGAGGAGCTCGGCCGCGCGGACTCCTCGGTGCGCGGCGTCGTCTCGGTGTCGCTGGGCCTGGTGGCCGCGACGATCCTCGCGCACGGCACGGAGGGCCAGCGCCGTCGCTGGCTGCCCGCGCTGTGCTCCGGTGCGGCGATCGGCTGCTTCGCCCTGTCCGAACCGGACGCCGGCTCCGACGCCGCCTCGCTGCGCACCCGCGCCCGCAGGCACGGCGACGGCTGGCTGCTGAGCGGGGCGAAGACCTTCATCACCAACGGCACCTGGGCGCGGGTCTGCCTGGTCTTCGCGCGGACCGGCGATCCGGGCCCCCAGGGCGTCACCGCGTTCCTGGTGCCCGCCGACTCTCCCGGGCTGACCCGGCGGGAGATCCACGGCAAGCTCGGCCTGCGCGGCCAGGCGACGGCCGAGCTGACCTTCGACGACGTGCCGCTGCCCGACTCAGCACGGCTCGGCGAGCTCGACCGAGGCTTCGGCATCGCGATGTCGGCGCTGGCCAAGGGCCGGATGTCGGTGGCGGCCGGCTGCGTCGGAGTGGCGCAGGGCTCGCTGGACGCGGCGGTGGCCTACTCCCGAGAGCGGGAGCAGTTCGGCAAACCGATCGCGGGTCATCAACTCGTGCAACGGCTGCTCGCCTCGATCGCCGTGGACACCGCCGCCGCGCGGCTGCTGGTCTGGCGGACGGCCGATCTGCTCGACCGAGGCCTGCCCTTCGAGACCGAGTCCTCGATGGCCAAGCTCTTCGCAGGCGAGGCCGCCGTGCGGGCAGCCGACAACGCGGTGCAGGTCTTCGGCGGCGCGGGATATCTCGACGAGTTCCCGGTGGCCAGACACCTCCGCGACGCTCGCGTCACCACCCTGTACGAGGGCACCACCGAGATCCAACAGCTGATCATCGGACGGGCACTGACCGGCGTCAGCGCCTTCCGGTGA